In Streptosporangium album, the sequence CTGCGGAACGCGAGCCTGACTGACTCGCTGCTGCACGTGGTCTCGGCGGCACTGCTGGCCGGCGGCCTGTTCGTGGCCGGGATCAGCGCCTGGCACTTCATCCGGCGCACCAACGAGGAGGACGTGTTCCGCCGCTCGCTGCGGTGGGGCGTCGCCGCCGCCCCCGTCGGGGCGTTCTCGATCATCCACTTCGGCTTCCTGCAGGAGGTCGCGATCGAGCGGTACCAGCCGATGAAGCTCGCCGTCATGTACCAGGAGCCGACCCGGCTGGAGGCCGCGCGGCAGCTGATGCTGCAGCGGTTCGGCCCCGGCGACTTCGCGCCGCCCTCCTGGGTCGCGGTCCCCTACCAGGTCATGATGAACGGCGCCTTCGTCCTCGCCCTCGCCACGCTCGCATGCCTCGTGCTGCTGTTCAGGAACTGGCTGGTGCGGCTGCGCGTGCCGCTCTACGCGCTGGTCGCGATGATGCCGGTGCCGTTCGTGCTGGTGATCATGGGCTGGCTGGTGCGGGAGGTGGGCCGGCAGCCCTGGGCGGTGTACGGCCTGCTGACCACCGAGCAGGCGGTGTCGGACGTCCCTCCCGGGCTCGTGCTCGCCTCCTACATCGGCTTCACCCTGGTGCTCGGGCTGCTGGTGGTCCT encodes:
- a CDS encoding cytochrome ubiquinol oxidase subunit I, producing MDTLLLARLQFATTTSFHFLFVTLSLGLVVFVAGMQTAYAISGKAVYARMTKFWGTLYVINYALGIVTGLVMEFQFGLNWGGLSEVAGNVFGAPLALETLIAFFVEATFLGMWTFGWNRLPKWIHLALIWLVAAAAYASTLWVLAANAFLQNPVGHEMRDGRAYLTDFGALLRNASLTDSLLHVVSAALLAGGLFVAGISAWHFIRRTNEEDVFRRSLRWGVAAAPVGAFSIIHFGFLQEVAIERYQPMKLAVMYQEPTRLEAARQLMLQRFGPGDFAPPSWVAVPYQVMMNGAFVLALATLACLVLLFRNWLVRLRVPLYALVAMMPVPFVLVIMGWLVREVGRQPWAVYGLLTTEQAVSDVPPGLVLASYIGFTLVLGLLVVLDYWLIATFARRGPRHTLLGTTLAEPARDRLTAY